The following coding sequences lie in one uncultured Mailhella sp. genomic window:
- a CDS encoding phage integrase central domain-containing protein, with amino-acid sequence MPLTDTKVRALHGRMVKGENVGKESDGGGLNFQSGKYWRMSYRFAGKQKTLALGVYPDVSLKMARQARDRARELLAQGIDPAERKKADKVEAKRQEREGSLTFEVVAREWFEKKTLELTADYRKQILSRLENHLFPYIGGVLMKDLAPADVLSAVRVTEKRGAIEQAHRLAQLAGKICRFARVSGYCTFDAASGLTEALTSIPREKHRAAIVDPIRIGELLRAIEDYPGDISTLYALRILPYVFVRSQEIRGARWEEIDFDKAVWVIPAGRMKMKVAHTVPLARQVVRLFMDLREWTGHGELVFPSPFSATRCISDMGLLNALRRLGYGKDEMSIHGFRGMASTLLNECGKYRQDVIEVQLAHGERNKVRSAYNHAQYMSERTAMMQDWADWLDKLRAEE; translated from the coding sequence ACCAAGGTTCGCGCCTTGCATGGGCGTATGGTGAAAGGGGAGAATGTAGGCAAGGAGTCGGACGGAGGAGGGCTGAACTTTCAGAGTGGGAAGTATTGGCGGATGTCCTATCGCTTTGCCGGAAAACAAAAGACGCTTGCGCTTGGAGTGTACCCTGATGTTTCATTGAAGATGGCACGGCAGGCGAGAGATAGGGCGCGGGAACTCTTGGCGCAGGGGATAGATCCGGCAGAGCGGAAAAAGGCGGACAAAGTAGAGGCAAAGAGACAGGAACGGGAAGGTTCCCTCACCTTTGAAGTTGTTGCCCGCGAATGGTTTGAAAAAAAGACTCTGGAACTGACGGCGGACTACAGAAAACAGATTCTTTCACGGCTGGAAAACCACCTTTTTCCGTACATAGGCGGGGTGCTCATGAAAGACTTGGCTCCGGCTGATGTGTTGTCTGCTGTCCGGGTGACAGAAAAGCGCGGGGCCATAGAGCAGGCGCACAGGCTTGCTCAGCTTGCCGGGAAGATATGCAGGTTCGCCCGTGTGTCCGGCTATTGCACGTTTGATGCTGCGTCAGGGTTGACGGAAGCTCTTACCAGCATACCGAGGGAAAAGCATAGGGCGGCTATTGTAGATCCGATAAGGATAGGGGAACTTTTACGCGCCATAGAGGACTATCCCGGCGATATTTCCACGTTATACGCTTTGCGTATCCTGCCTTATGTCTTTGTACGTTCTCAGGAAATACGCGGGGCAAGGTGGGAAGAAATCGACTTCGACAAGGCCGTGTGGGTTATTCCGGCGGGGCGTATGAAAATGAAGGTTGCTCATACTGTCCCCCTTGCCCGGCAGGTGGTGAGATTGTTCATGGATCTGAGAGAATGGACAGGACACGGTGAGCTTGTCTTTCCCTCTCCATTTTCTGCAACGCGCTGCATATCCGATATGGGACTTTTGAATGCTTTGCGCCGTTTGGGATATGGTAAAGATGAAATGAGTATACACGGTTTTCGTGGTATGGCATCGACCCTACTCAATGAGTGTGGGAAGTACCGTCAGGATGTAATAGAGGTGCAGCTTGCGCACGGAGAACGGAATAAAGTACGGAGCGCATATAATCATGCTCAATATATGTCGGAACGTACAGCTATGATGCAGGATTGGGCTGATTGGCTTGATAAGTTGCGGGCAGAGGAGTAA
- a CDS encoding DMT family transporter, giving the protein MKLSNLLPHLALLFSMFVWSSTFVGLKIALSAYSPVEAMTGRMLAAAVVCLPLLPNIIRSFRDRNSRQIMLVSGICMPCLYFLFESNALRFTSSAQAGMVMALQPLAVAVAARIFLGESMPKLAWAGFAIALTGVIWISLDAIATQSAPSPILGNGLELLAVLCATGYTLCIRRLTGKVSHFTQTGAMVFIGTIFFFTLNILPIETETITLENNFPSWLPLASIIYLGIVPTFAGYGLYSYGVMKLSAAKAASYNNCIPVMTLFMGVLMLDEHITTEQYIAILLVISGIILSQIKK; this is encoded by the coding sequence ATGAAACTTTCCAATTTGCTACCTCACTTAGCCTTACTTTTTTCCATGTTTGTCTGGAGTTCGACATTTGTCGGCTTAAAAATAGCACTCTCAGCTTACTCTCCCGTAGAAGCCATGACCGGGCGCATGCTTGCAGCTGCCGTGGTATGCCTTCCCCTATTACCAAATATTATACGAAGCTTCCGCGACCGTAACTCCCGACAGATCATGTTAGTAAGCGGGATTTGCATGCCCTGCCTATATTTTTTATTCGAAAGTAATGCACTGCGTTTTACCTCGTCTGCGCAAGCAGGAATGGTTATGGCGCTACAACCTCTTGCGGTAGCAGTTGCAGCTAGAATTTTTCTTGGCGAAAGCATGCCAAAACTCGCTTGGGCCGGTTTTGCTATTGCATTAACAGGCGTAATCTGGATTTCATTAGATGCTATAGCAACTCAAAGTGCACCTAGTCCTATTCTCGGAAATGGCCTTGAACTTTTAGCAGTTCTATGTGCAACTGGGTATACCCTATGCATACGTAGACTAACAGGTAAAGTTTCACACTTTACACAAACAGGAGCAATGGTCTTTATAGGTACCATATTTTTCTTTACTTTAAATATATTACCTATAGAAACAGAAACAATCACCCTTGAAAATAATTTTCCTAGCTGGCTACCTTTAGCTTCTATTATATATCTTGGCATAGTACCAACTTTTGCAGGATATGGACTTTACAGCTATGGAGTTATGAAGTTATCCGCAGCAAAAGCTGCTTCATATAATAATTGTATTCCAGTTATGACGCTATTTATGGGAGTATTAATGCTTGATGAGCACATAACTACAGAACAATATATTGCTATACTACTTGTAATATCAGGAATTATACTCAGTCAAATAAAAAAATAA